The following are encoded in a window of Urocitellus parryii isolate mUroPar1 chromosome 7, mUroPar1.hap1, whole genome shotgun sequence genomic DNA:
- the Nmt1 gene encoding glycylpeptide N-tetradecanoyltransferase 1 isoform X2 encodes MADESETAVKPPAPQLPQMMEGNGNGHEHCSDCENEEDNSYNRGGLSPANDTGAKKKKKKQKKKKEKGSETDSTQDQPVKMNSLPAERIQEIQKAIELFSVGQGPAKTMEEASKRSYQFWDTQPVPKLGEVVNTHGPVEPDKDNIRQEPYTLPQGFTWDALDLGDRGVLKELYTLLNENYVEDDDNMFRFDYSPEFLLWALRPPGWLPQWHCGVRVVSSRKLVGFISAIPANIHIYDTEKKMVEINFLCVHKKLRSKRVAPVLIREITRRVHLEGIFQAVYTAGVVLPKPVGTCRYWHRSLNPRKLIEVKFSHLSRNMTMQRTMKLYRLPETPKTAGLRPMEKKDIPVVHQLLTRYLKQFHLTPVMSQEEVEHWFYPQENIIDTFVVENANGEVTDFLSFYTLPSTIMNHPTHKSLKAAYSFYNVHTQTPLLDLMSDALVLAKMKGFDVFNALDLMENKTFLEKLKFGIGDGNLQYYLYNWKCPSMGAEKVGLVLQ; translated from the exons TGGTTTGAGTCCAGCCAATGACACTggagccaaaaagaagaaaaagaaacaaaagaagaagaaagaaaaaggcagtgAGACAGATTCAACCCAGGATCAGCCTGTGAAG ATGAACTCTTTGCCAGCAGAGAGGATCCAGGAAATACAGAAGGCCATTGAACTATTCTCAGTGGGTCAAGGACCTGCCAAAACCATGGAGGAGGCTAGCAAGCGAAGCTACCAGTTTTGGGATACACAGCCTGTCCCTAAATTAG GTGAAGTGGTGAACACCCATGGTCCTGTGGAACCTGACAAAGACAACATCCGCCAGGAGCCCTATACCTTGCCCCAGGGCTTCACCTGGGATGCCTTGGACCTGGGGGACCGTGGTGTG CTGAAAGAACTATATACTCTACTGAATGAGAACTATGTGGAAGATGATGACAACATGTTCCGATTTGATTATTCCCCAGAGTTTCTTTTGTG gGCTCTACGGCCACCTGGCTGGCTCCCCCAGTGGCACTGCGGGGTTCGAGTGGTCTCAAGTCGGAAACTGGTTGGGTTCATTAGCGCCATCCCAGCAAACATCCACATCTATGACAC aGAGAAGAAGATGGTGGAGATCAACTTCCTGTGTGTCCACAAGAAGCTGCGCTCCAAGAGGGTGGCTCCAGTCCTGATCCGAGAGATAACCCGGCGGGTTCACCTAGAAGGCATTTTCCAAGCTGTTTATACTGCCGGGGTAGTGTTGCCAAAGCCTGTTGGCACCTGCAG GTACTGGCATCGGTCCCTAAACCCACGGAAGCTGATTGAAGTGAAGTTTTCCCACCTGAGCAGAAATATGACCATGCAGCGCACCATGAAGCTCTACCGACTGCCAGAG ACTCCCAAGACAGCTGGGCTGCGACCAATGGAAAAAAAGGACATTCCAGTAGTGCACCAGCTCCTCACAAGGTACTTGAAGCAGTTTCACCTCACGCCAGTCATGAGTCAGGAGGAGGTGGAGCACTGGTTCTACCCCCAGGAGAATATCATTGACACTTTCGTGGTGGAG AATGCAAATGGCGAGGTGACAGATTTCCTGAGTTTTTATACACTTCCCTCCACCATCATGAACCATCCAACCCACAAGAGTCTAAAAGCTGCATATTCCTTCTACAACGTCCACACCCAGACCCCTCTTCTAGACCTCATGAGTGATGCCCTTGTTCTAGCCAAAATG AAAGGGTTCGACGTGTTCAATGCACTGGATCTCATGGAGAATAAAACGTTCCTGGAGAAACTCAAGTTTGGCATAGGGGATGGCAACCTGCAGTATTATCTCTACAATTGGAAGTGCCCCAGCATGGGGGCCGAGAAG GTCGGGCTGGTGTTACAGTAA
- the Nmt1 gene encoding glycylpeptide N-tetradecanoyltransferase 1 isoform X1 — MIKAFSFEECTFEWILSSLKIERRPMLCTLGIVWKFSAPSVHLSACSSLPPTYTPGTLFYFWNGLSPANDTGAKKKKKKQKKKKEKGSETDSTQDQPVKMNSLPAERIQEIQKAIELFSVGQGPAKTMEEASKRSYQFWDTQPVPKLGEVVNTHGPVEPDKDNIRQEPYTLPQGFTWDALDLGDRGVLKELYTLLNENYVEDDDNMFRFDYSPEFLLWALRPPGWLPQWHCGVRVVSSRKLVGFISAIPANIHIYDTEKKMVEINFLCVHKKLRSKRVAPVLIREITRRVHLEGIFQAVYTAGVVLPKPVGTCRYWHRSLNPRKLIEVKFSHLSRNMTMQRTMKLYRLPETPKTAGLRPMEKKDIPVVHQLLTRYLKQFHLTPVMSQEEVEHWFYPQENIIDTFVVENANGEVTDFLSFYTLPSTIMNHPTHKSLKAAYSFYNVHTQTPLLDLMSDALVLAKMKGFDVFNALDLMENKTFLEKLKFGIGDGNLQYYLYNWKCPSMGAEKVGLVLQ, encoded by the exons ATGATAAAAGCTTTCAGTTTCGAGGAATGCACATTTGAGTGGATTTTGTCATCTCTTAAGATTGAGAGGAGGCCCATGTTATGCACCCTTGGTATTGTCTGGAAGTTCTCTGCTCCTTCTGTTCATCTGTCCGCttgctcctccctcccacccacctaCACACCCGGCACTTTATTCTATTTCTGGAA TGGTTTGAGTCCAGCCAATGACACTggagccaaaaagaagaaaaagaaacaaaagaagaagaaagaaaaaggcagtgAGACAGATTCAACCCAGGATCAGCCTGTGAAG ATGAACTCTTTGCCAGCAGAGAGGATCCAGGAAATACAGAAGGCCATTGAACTATTCTCAGTGGGTCAAGGACCTGCCAAAACCATGGAGGAGGCTAGCAAGCGAAGCTACCAGTTTTGGGATACACAGCCTGTCCCTAAATTAG GTGAAGTGGTGAACACCCATGGTCCTGTGGAACCTGACAAAGACAACATCCGCCAGGAGCCCTATACCTTGCCCCAGGGCTTCACCTGGGATGCCTTGGACCTGGGGGACCGTGGTGTG CTGAAAGAACTATATACTCTACTGAATGAGAACTATGTGGAAGATGATGACAACATGTTCCGATTTGATTATTCCCCAGAGTTTCTTTTGTG gGCTCTACGGCCACCTGGCTGGCTCCCCCAGTGGCACTGCGGGGTTCGAGTGGTCTCAAGTCGGAAACTGGTTGGGTTCATTAGCGCCATCCCAGCAAACATCCACATCTATGACAC aGAGAAGAAGATGGTGGAGATCAACTTCCTGTGTGTCCACAAGAAGCTGCGCTCCAAGAGGGTGGCTCCAGTCCTGATCCGAGAGATAACCCGGCGGGTTCACCTAGAAGGCATTTTCCAAGCTGTTTATACTGCCGGGGTAGTGTTGCCAAAGCCTGTTGGCACCTGCAG GTACTGGCATCGGTCCCTAAACCCACGGAAGCTGATTGAAGTGAAGTTTTCCCACCTGAGCAGAAATATGACCATGCAGCGCACCATGAAGCTCTACCGACTGCCAGAG ACTCCCAAGACAGCTGGGCTGCGACCAATGGAAAAAAAGGACATTCCAGTAGTGCACCAGCTCCTCACAAGGTACTTGAAGCAGTTTCACCTCACGCCAGTCATGAGTCAGGAGGAGGTGGAGCACTGGTTCTACCCCCAGGAGAATATCATTGACACTTTCGTGGTGGAG AATGCAAATGGCGAGGTGACAGATTTCCTGAGTTTTTATACACTTCCCTCCACCATCATGAACCATCCAACCCACAAGAGTCTAAAAGCTGCATATTCCTTCTACAACGTCCACACCCAGACCCCTCTTCTAGACCTCATGAGTGATGCCCTTGTTCTAGCCAAAATG AAAGGGTTCGACGTGTTCAATGCACTGGATCTCATGGAGAATAAAACGTTCCTGGAGAAACTCAAGTTTGGCATAGGGGATGGCAACCTGCAGTATTATCTCTACAATTGGAAGTGCCCCAGCATGGGGGCCGAGAAG GTCGGGCTGGTGTTACAGTAA